The following are encoded together in the Echeneis naucrates chromosome 9, fEcheNa1.1, whole genome shotgun sequence genome:
- the LOC115048351 gene encoding transducin-like enhancer protein 4 isoform X7: MIRDLSKMYPPARHPVPHQPGQPFKFTVTESCDRIKEEFQFLQAQYHSLKLECEKLASEKTEMQRHYVMYYEMSYGLNIEMHKQAEIVKRLNAICAQVIPFLSQEHQQQVVQAVERAKQVTMAELNAIIGQQQLQAQHLSHGHAIPVPLTPHPAGLQPPLPPGAGTTSLLTLSTALSHQLPLKDERKHHDNNSDHPRGKTCSSSSVSPSASFRTGEKHRSSSDYSSDSKKQKTDDKELASTRYESDGEKSDDNLVVDVSNEDPVSPRGSPAHSPRENGLDKSRILKKDAPLSPSSIASSSSTPSSKSKEINLNEKSTTPVSKSSTPTSRSDAPTPSSTSTPGLRSAPGKVTAVETLAPGLRTPLAVPCSYPGPFGMVPHPGMNGELSGAGAAYTGLHNISPQMSAVAAAAVAAYGRTQVVGFDPHHHIRVPGLPPNLSGIPGGKPAYSFHVSADGQMQPVPFPPDALIGPGIPRHARQINTLSHGEVVCAVTISNPTRHVYTGGKGCVKVWDISHPGNKTPVSQLDCLNRDNYIRSCRLLPDGRTLIVGGEASTLSIWDLATPTPRIKAELTSSAPACYALAISPDSKVCFSCCSDGNIAVWDLHNQTLVRQFQGHTDGASCIDISNDGTKLWTGGLDNTVRSWDLREGRQLQQHDFTSQIFSLGYCPTGEWLAVGMENSNVEVLHVTKPDKYQLHLHESCVLSLRFAHCGKWFVSTGKDNLLNAWRTPYGASIFQSKESSSVLSCDISIDDKYIVTGSGDKKATVYEVIY; this comes from the exons ATGATTCGAGATCTGAGCAAGATGTACCCCCCGGCGCGGCATCCG GTCCCCCACCAGCCGGGGCAGCCGTTCAAGTTCACTGTCACTGAGTCCTGCGACCGGATCAAGGAGGAGTTCCAGTTCCTCCAGGCTCAGTACCACAG TCTGAAATTGGAGTGTGAGAAACTGGCCAGTGAGAAAACCGAGATGCAGAGACACTATGTCATG TACTACGAAATGTCATACGGACTCAACATTGAGATGCACAAGCAG GCGGAGATCGTCAAGCGGCTGAACGCGATCTGCGCCCAAGTCATCCCGTTCCTCTCTCAGGAG caccagcagcaggtgGTGCAGGCGGTGGAGAGGGCCAAGCAGGTCACCATGGCTGAACTCAATGCCATCATAGGA cagcagcagcttcaggctCAGCACCTCTCTCACGGCCACGCCATCCCCGTCCCGCTCACACCTCACCCGGCTGGTCTccagccccccctcccacccGGGGCTGGAACTACTAGCCTGCTGACGCTCTCCACTGCCCTGAGTCACCAGCTGCCGCTCAAAGACGAGAGGAAACACCATGACAACAACAGCGACCACCCAAGAGGTaagacctgctct AGTTCATCTGTTTCTCCCTCGGCCAGTTTCCGGACAGGAGAGAAGCACCGAAGTTCAAGCGATTACTCTTCCGACAGCAAAAAACAGAAGACGGATGATAAGGAGTTGGCCTCCACACGCTAC GAAAGTGATGGAGAAAAGAGTGATGACAACTTGGTGGTGGATGTCTCAAATGAg GATCCGGTGTCTCCTCGAGGAAGTCCTGCCCACTCTCCTCGGGAGAATGGATTGGACAAAAGTCGCATATTGAAGAAGGATGCTCCTCTGAGTCCTTCCTCCAtcgcctcctccagcagcacacCTTCATCCAAGTCCAAAGAGATTAATTTG AATGAGAAGTCCACAACACCTGTGTCCAAGTCTAGCACCCCAACATCCCGCTCTGATGCCCCAACACCCAGCAGCACCTCCACTCCGGGCCTGAGGTCTGCCCCCGGTAAAGTAACTGCTGTCGAGACGCTTG CTCCTGGTCTTCGGACACCTCTGGCAGTGCCCTGCTCTTACCCCGGACCGTTTGGTATGGTCCCTCACCCGGGTATGAACGGAGAGCTGAGTGGAGCGGGAGCTGCCTACACCGGCCTGCACAACATCTCACCACAAATGAGCGCCGTGGCTGCTGCTGCGGTGGCAGCTTATGGCCGCACACAAGTG GTGGGATTTGATCCCCATCACCACATACGTGTCCCTGGGCTTCCTCCCAACCTGTCGGGTATTCCTGGTGGCAAACC AGCTTACTCCTTCCATGTGAGTGCTGATGGACAAATGCAGCCTGTGCCTTTTCCTCCGGATGCGCTGATCGGCCCTGGCATCCCGCGTCATGCACGACAGATCAATACTCTGAGCCACGGGGAGGTGGTGTGTGCTGTCACCATCAGTAACCCAACGCGTCACGTCTACACTGGCGGCAAGGGCTGTGTCAAGGTGTGGGACATCAGTCATCCGGGCAACAAGACCCCTGTATCCCAGCTGGACTGCCTT AACAGAGATAACTACATCCGTTCCTGTCGGCTGCTCCCTGACGGACGGACTCTGATTGTCGGGGGTGAGGCGAGTACTTTGTCCATCTGGGATCTGGCAACACCTACTCCGCGGATAAAAGCAGAACTAACTTCGTCAGCACCTGCCTGCTACGCTCTGGCCATCAGTCCTGACTCAAAGGTCTGcttttcctgctgctctgacGGAAACATAGCTGTCTGGGATCTTCACAACCAGACTCTTGTCAG GCAGTTCCAGGGCCACACTGATGGAGCCAGCTGTATAGACATTTCTAATGATGGCACCAAGCTGTGGACTGGTGGCCTTGATAACACCGTCCGGTCCTGGGACCTTAGAGAGGGACGGCAGCTGCAACAGCATGACTTCACCTCCCAG ATCTTCTCGCTGGGATACTGTCCAACGGGCGAATGGCTGGCAGTAGGGATGGAGAACAGTAATGTGGAGGTCCTGCATGTCACCAAACCTGACAAGTACCAGCTCCACCTGCATGAAAGCTGTGTGCTCTCGCTCAGATTTGCTCACTGTG GAAAATGGTTTGTGAGTACAGGAAAAGACAATCTGCTCAACGCATGGAGAACCCCATACGGAGCCAGCATATTCCAG
- the LOC115048351 gene encoding transducin-like enhancer protein 4 isoform X8: MIRDLSKMYPPARHPVPHQPGQPFKFTVTESCDRIKEEFQFLQAQYHSLKLECEKLASEKTEMQRHYVMYYEMSYGLNIEMHKQAEIVKRLNAICAQVIPFLSQEHQQQVVQAVERAKQVTMAELNAIIGQQQLQAQHLSHGHAIPVPLTPHPAGLQPPLPPGAGTTSLLTLSTALSHQLPLKDERKHHDNNSDHPRGKTCSSSSVSPSASFRTGEKHRSSSDYSSDSKKQKTDDKELASTRYESDGEKSDDNLVVDVSNEDPVSPRGSPAHSPRENGLDKSRILKKDAPLSPSSIASSSSTPSSKSKEINLNEKSTTPVSKSSTPTSRSDAPTPSSTSTPGLRSAPAPGLRTPLAVPCSYPGPFGMVPHPGMNGELSGAGAAYTGLHNISPQMSAVAAAAVAAYGRTQVVLERTLHSFIPHFHSVGFDPHHHIRVPGLPPNLSGIPGGKPAYSFHVSADGQMQPVPFPPDALIGPGIPRHARQINTLSHGEVVCAVTISNPTRHVYTGGKGCVKVWDISHPGNKTPVSQLDCLNRDNYIRSCRLLPDGRTLIVGGEASTLSIWDLATPTPRIKAELTSSAPACYALAISPDSKVCFSCCSDGNIAVWDLHNQTLVRQFQGHTDGASCIDISNDGTKLWTGGLDNTVRSWDLREGRQLQQHDFTSQIFSLGYCPTGEWLAVGMENSNVEVLHVTKPDKYQLHLHESCVLSLRFAHCGKWFVSTGKDNLLNAWRTPYGASIFQSKESSSVLSCDISIDDKYIVTGSGDKKATVYEVIY; this comes from the exons ATGATTCGAGATCTGAGCAAGATGTACCCCCCGGCGCGGCATCCG GTCCCCCACCAGCCGGGGCAGCCGTTCAAGTTCACTGTCACTGAGTCCTGCGACCGGATCAAGGAGGAGTTCCAGTTCCTCCAGGCTCAGTACCACAG TCTGAAATTGGAGTGTGAGAAACTGGCCAGTGAGAAAACCGAGATGCAGAGACACTATGTCATG TACTACGAAATGTCATACGGACTCAACATTGAGATGCACAAGCAG GCGGAGATCGTCAAGCGGCTGAACGCGATCTGCGCCCAAGTCATCCCGTTCCTCTCTCAGGAG caccagcagcaggtgGTGCAGGCGGTGGAGAGGGCCAAGCAGGTCACCATGGCTGAACTCAATGCCATCATAGGA cagcagcagcttcaggctCAGCACCTCTCTCACGGCCACGCCATCCCCGTCCCGCTCACACCTCACCCGGCTGGTCTccagccccccctcccacccGGGGCTGGAACTACTAGCCTGCTGACGCTCTCCACTGCCCTGAGTCACCAGCTGCCGCTCAAAGACGAGAGGAAACACCATGACAACAACAGCGACCACCCAAGAGGTaagacctgctct AGTTCATCTGTTTCTCCCTCGGCCAGTTTCCGGACAGGAGAGAAGCACCGAAGTTCAAGCGATTACTCTTCCGACAGCAAAAAACAGAAGACGGATGATAAGGAGTTGGCCTCCACACGCTAC GAAAGTGATGGAGAAAAGAGTGATGACAACTTGGTGGTGGATGTCTCAAATGAg GATCCGGTGTCTCCTCGAGGAAGTCCTGCCCACTCTCCTCGGGAGAATGGATTGGACAAAAGTCGCATATTGAAGAAGGATGCTCCTCTGAGTCCTTCCTCCAtcgcctcctccagcagcacacCTTCATCCAAGTCCAAAGAGATTAATTTG AATGAGAAGTCCACAACACCTGTGTCCAAGTCTAGCACCCCAACATCCCGCTCTGATGCCCCAACACCCAGCAGCACCTCCACTCCGGGCCTGAGGTCTGCCCCCG CTCCTGGTCTTCGGACACCTCTGGCAGTGCCCTGCTCTTACCCCGGACCGTTTGGTATGGTCCCTCACCCGGGTATGAACGGAGAGCTGAGTGGAGCGGGAGCTGCCTACACCGGCCTGCACAACATCTCACCACAAATGAGCGCCGTGGCTGCTGCTGCGGTGGCAGCTTATGGCCGCACACAAGTGGTACTTGAGCGcacacttcattcattcattccacaCTTTCATTCT GTGGGATTTGATCCCCATCACCACATACGTGTCCCTGGGCTTCCTCCCAACCTGTCGGGTATTCCTGGTGGCAAACC AGCTTACTCCTTCCATGTGAGTGCTGATGGACAAATGCAGCCTGTGCCTTTTCCTCCGGATGCGCTGATCGGCCCTGGCATCCCGCGTCATGCACGACAGATCAATACTCTGAGCCACGGGGAGGTGGTGTGTGCTGTCACCATCAGTAACCCAACGCGTCACGTCTACACTGGCGGCAAGGGCTGTGTCAAGGTGTGGGACATCAGTCATCCGGGCAACAAGACCCCTGTATCCCAGCTGGACTGCCTT AACAGAGATAACTACATCCGTTCCTGTCGGCTGCTCCCTGACGGACGGACTCTGATTGTCGGGGGTGAGGCGAGTACTTTGTCCATCTGGGATCTGGCAACACCTACTCCGCGGATAAAAGCAGAACTAACTTCGTCAGCACCTGCCTGCTACGCTCTGGCCATCAGTCCTGACTCAAAGGTCTGcttttcctgctgctctgacGGAAACATAGCTGTCTGGGATCTTCACAACCAGACTCTTGTCAG GCAGTTCCAGGGCCACACTGATGGAGCCAGCTGTATAGACATTTCTAATGATGGCACCAAGCTGTGGACTGGTGGCCTTGATAACACCGTCCGGTCCTGGGACCTTAGAGAGGGACGGCAGCTGCAACAGCATGACTTCACCTCCCAG ATCTTCTCGCTGGGATACTGTCCAACGGGCGAATGGCTGGCAGTAGGGATGGAGAACAGTAATGTGGAGGTCCTGCATGTCACCAAACCTGACAAGTACCAGCTCCACCTGCATGAAAGCTGTGTGCTCTCGCTCAGATTTGCTCACTGTG GAAAATGGTTTGTGAGTACAGGAAAAGACAATCTGCTCAACGCATGGAGAACCCCATACGGAGCCAGCATATTCCAG